The Streptomyces achromogenes DNA segment GCCCGATACGCCCCGCTGCGCCCTCCGCCCGCCTCGCGGATGACGCCGGGTCAGCAAAAAGCGGCCGGCCGCGTCAGCAGGAGCAGTCGCAGGAACAGCAGTCGCACCCGTCACAGCAACCGCAGTCACAGCAGTTGCCGCAATCGCAACAGTTGCCGCAGTCACCGCAGTCGTTGCACAGGCCCTCGCGTTTCTTCCGCGACCAGGGGCCCTCGAACTCGTCGGCGCAGCACACCTTGCAGGTGCAGCACAGTCCGAGCGCGACCGCGCAGCCGGCCAGGAAGCCCCGCTTGCCGGGCCGGGGCGGCTCACCCCCGTAGGGGTTGCCGTAGGGGTTGCCGGGCGCGTGCGGATCCACCGGGTTCCGCGGGGCGTACGGTCCGGTGGGCGGCCCGAACGCGCCCTCGGGGCCGAACGCGCCTTCGTGCGCGCCTTCAGGTCCGTGCGCGTGACCGCACGACCGGGTGCCGAAGGCCCGTTCCACCGACCGTTCCAGCTCGTGGGCGAGCAGCAGATGCGCCAGTCGGCCCTCCTCGAACCGCACGTCCTTCAGGGCGAGCCGGATGCCGTGCAGGGCGTCGTCGGCGAGCCGGCGGGCCTCGGTGAGCGGGGTCCCGGTGGCCGTGAGCGGGTTCCAGGCGCCGGCCGCGGCGTCCGCCTCCCGGTCCTCGACCGCGTCCAGCAGATGCGCGAGACGTCCGAAGAGGCGGCCGGCCTCGGCGAGCGGCGCGGTGTTGCCCGGCCGGCCCGCCAGGATCGCGGTGTGCGCGAAGGCGGCGGCGGTGGCGGTCTCGGTCGGCTCGGTGACGGTCAGCAGCGGGGTGCCCGGCCCCGCGAGCGCCTCGATGCCGACCTGCCGGTCCACGGCGTCGACCAGGACGGCGGTGTCGAACCCGACGGCGGCCCCGCTCCGTTCGCCGGCCCGTCCCCAGCCGGCGGCGACCCGGCGCGCGGCGACGGCGACCGGCCGCCGCGCGAGCAGGCCGTCCCCGTCGGCGACGTGGTCGCGCACCTTGGCGGAGGCGAGCACCAGCGAGACGGCGGCCGCGAGCCGGGCGCCCTCGCCCTGGGCGACGGATGCGGTGCGCATGCCGCGCAGCGGGCACGGACCCGCGGTGCGCCGCCACCCGCCGGCCGTCGCGCGTTCGGCCTGAGCCTCCGTCAGAACCGATATGAGCAGGCCGTCGTAGTTGGTGACGACCCGCGCGAACTGCCCGTGGTCGCCGCGCAGCGCGAGGCACAGCCCGCACAGGTGCGCCATCCACTGGGTCTTGAGGCTCTCACCGAGCCGGTGAGAGCACGGTCTGACGATTCCGAACACGACAACCCCCGTCGTCCCTGGGACATTGAGCTGCCGCATGTTATCGGCTGATTGTCGCGCCGGATCGGGGGCACTCGTTCACCCGGACGCACCGAGCGTCACCCATCCGCCACGAAGAATCATATTTCACTCACAGTCAGCAGCCGTATCCGGTACGACCCTTGGGAGACGCGGGCTCTCGACGGATGCGCTGTGCACCAGTACCGTCACAAACCCCCCGCGCGGCGTCTATCCACTTGGCGCGACATCCGCATCATGGACGACCATGGGGAATGCGGAAAGCAGAATGACCGCTGTGAGAGGAGGCGTCCATGGGATCGGTGCGCAAGGCGAGTGCCTGGCTTGGCCTCGTCGACGACAACGATGACGAGCGTTACTACGACGACGACTATTCCGAGGGGACCGACTCCGGCGACGCCTGGGTCACCGACCCCCGCGTGAAGGTGGCCACGGACACGGCCGAGGAGAAGGGCCGCCGGATCGGCACGGTCACCCCGGACAGCTTCCGGGACGCGCGGGCGATCGGTGAGCTGTTCCGCGAGGGCGTGCCGGTCATCATGAACCTCACCGCCATGGAGCCCGCCGACGCCAAGCGCGTCGTCGACTTCGCGGCCGGGCTGATCTTCGGCCTGCGGGGTTCGATCGAGCGGGTGTCCACCCGGGTGTTCCTGCTGACCCCCGCCAACACGGAGATCGTGAACGGGGACCCGTCCGCGCGCCGGACGGACGGTTTCTTCAACCAGAGCTGAGGCAGGGCCGCTCGCCGGCCCTGCCCCCTCGGGTCAGCGGAAGGCGTCGAGTCCGGTGAGCGCCTTGCCCAGCACGAGCTGGTGCATCTCGACGGTGCCCTCGTAGGTGAGCACCGACTCGAGGTTCGTCGCGTGCCGCATGACCGGGTACTCGAGCGAGATCCCGTTGGCCCCGAGGACGGTACGGGCGGTCCGGCAGATCTCGATCGCCTCCCGCACGTTGTTGAGCTTGCCGAAGCTGACCTGCTCGGGACGCAGGCGGCCGGCGTCCATGCGCCGCCCCAGATGGTGGGCGAGCAGAATCCCCTTGTGCAGTTCGACCGCCATGTCGGCGAGCTTGGCCTGGGTGAGCTGGAAGCCCCCGATGGGCCGCCCGAACTGCTCACGGGTCTTCGCGTATCCGACGGCGGCCTCGAAACAGGAGCGGGCCGCCCCCATCGCTCCCCACACGATGCCGTAGCGGGCGTGGTTCAGGCAGCTGAGCGGTCCCTTCAGGCCGGTGACCTCCGGCAGCACGGCCTCGGCGGGCAGCCGCACGTCGTCGAGGACCAGCTCGCTGGTCACGCTGGCCCGCAGGGACCACTTGTGCCGGATCTCCGGGGCGGAGAACCCCGGGCTGTCGGTCGGCACGACGAACCCCCGGATCCCGTCGTCGCTCTGCGCCCACACCACGGCGACGCCCGCGACGGAGCCGTTGGTGATCCACATCTTGCGCCCGTTGAGCACCCAGTCGGAGCCGTCGCGCTTGGCGTGCGTCCGCATGCCGGCGGGGTCGGAGCCGTGGTCCGGCTCGGTGAGGCCGAAGCAGCCGATGACCTCGCCGGCCGCCATCCGGGGCAGCCACTCCTGCTTCTGCTCCTCGCTCCCGAACCGGTGGACGGCGTACATGGCGAGGGAGCCCTGCACGGAGACGAGCGAGCGGATCCCGGAGTCGGCGGCCTCCAGCTCCAGGCAGGCGAGCCCGTACTGCACGGCGCTCGCCCCCGCGCAGCCGTAGCCGTCGAGCGACATGCCGAGCGCGCCGATCCCGCCGAGTTCCCGCGCGAGCTCCCGGATGACGGGCAGCTCCCCGCGCTCGTACCACTCGGCGACGTTCGGCAGTACCCGGTCCGCCGCCCAGCCGCGCACCGTGTCGCGGACCGCGAGGTCCTCCGGCTCCAGCAGGTCGTCGAGCCCGAGCGGGTCGGCGGGGTCGAAGGGCGGCAACTTCGAGGACGCGGACATACGGCAGCCTCCGGCAGGAACCAAGAAGACCAGCACGCCAGCCATGGAAAACTAGCACCGCTAGTCACGATGTCCCGGGTGACGTTACGACGCGACGCCCCGCACGTCCACCCGCCGACCCCTCACACCGAGACGCGGGACGGAGCGACCTCTCTGGGAGCGGGCAGCTCCACCGGAGCCGACTCGCACTGCATGGTCCGCGGCAGGCGCAGCGCCATCACCGCCCCGAGCAGCAGCAACCCGGCGCTGACCAGCAACGTCACATGCAGTCCGTGGACGAAGCAGTCCCGGGCGGTGGCGCGCAGGGCCGCTCCGGCAGGTCCTCCGAGCCGCCCGGCGACCTCGTAGGCCTCGCCCAGCGAATGCCCCGCCGCGGCCGACGCCGACGCGGGAACCCCGGGGACGGAGCTGAGCCCGGGCGCGTACGCCGCGTTCATCACGCTGCCGAGCAGCGCTATGCCGATGCCCGCGCCCAGCTGGTACGAGGTCTCTCCGATGGCCGCCGCCCCGCCCGCCTGTTCCGGCGGGGCCTCGCTCAGCATCGACTCGTACGCCGCGAAGAGGGTCGTCTCCAGGCCGAAGCCCAGCAGCAGAAAGCCGCACAGCAGCAGCCCCGTGTTGTCCGACTCGCCCATCGCGGTCAGCGTCAGCACCGCCGCGGCCGTCAGGACGAACCCGCCGCACACCATCCGCCGCGGCCCGAACCGCCGCAGCAGCCGCGCCCCGGCCAGCCCCGCCGCCATCGCGGCGAAGGTCAGGGGCAGCAGACGCAGACCCGTCTCCAGAGGGGACAGCCCCAGCACCAGCTGGAGGTACTGCGCCGCGATCAGCTCGAGGCCGACCAGCGCCAGCATCGCCAGCACGATGCACCCCACCGACGTGCTGAACGGCGGCCGCCCGAACATCCGGAGATCCACCAGCGGATGAGACCGCCGCCGCTGACGGCGGACGAACATCACGAGCAGCACGGCTCCGGCCGCCAGCGGGAGCACGGTGAGCGGACCGGCCTCCCCGCCGCCCAGCCGCTTCACGCCGAACACGGCGCCGAACAGTCCCGCCGCCGCCATCAGCGCACCGACCACGTCCCAGGGACCGTCCCCCGCGCCCTTCGACTCGGGCAGGAGCAGTCGCCCCACCGGCAGGCTGACCAGCATCAACGGGATGTTGACCAGGAAGACCGAGCCCCACCAGAAGTGCTCCAGCAGAAAGCCGCCGAGCAGTGGGCCCACGGCCGCGCCCACCGCGGCCACCGCGCTCCAGATGCCTATGGCCAGCGCCCGCTCGCGGCGGTCGGGGAACACCTGCCGCAGGATCGACAGCGTCGCCGGCATGATCATCGCTCCGCCGACGCCGAGCAGCGCCCGCGCCACGATCAGCACCTCGGCGGTGCCCGCGAAGGCGGCCAGCGCGGAGGCGACGCCGAACAGGGCGTACCCGAGCAGCAGGATTCGTCTTCGCCCCACCTTGTCGCCGAGCGTGCCGAACAGGATCAGCAGCGAGGCGCAGACCAGCGGATAGGTGTCGACGATCCAAAGCAGTTCGATGGCGCCGGGGCGCAGGTCCTCGGTGACGGCGGGCACCGCCACGTGCAGCACCGTCGCGTCGACGGCGACCAGAAGCAGGCTGACGCACAGCACCACCAGGACGACCCAGCGGTTGGCACCGGCCCCGGCCGCCCGACGGCGCAGCCCGACGGCGGCCGTGGTCGTCCCGGACATGTACGTACCTCCCAGGTGATCCCTCGGTTCGGCGGGCTCACGAGGTGGGGACTCCCCGTGGCTCGGCCGGAGAGGAGCGGTGGTCTCCGGCCCGCGCAGACGAACACGAGTGACACGCAGCGTACGCGAGTTCACGCCGGGGCCGCGTGGCGGACCTCTCACCGTTCCGGGGCAACCCTGTGGCGTACGCCACTCGCGACGGGTTTCGCCACACTGCCCGCGAGGGTCCCTCGCACCCCCTCCGCACCCCCTCCGCACCCCCTTCCGCACCCGCTCCCGTCCGCCTCCGGGCCGCTCCCGCCCGGGCCCGTGCGCCCCGCCGATCCCGGCCGCCGGGCATGCCGTCGATAATCGGGCCCGTGACCGATCTTGACGTGCGCGCGACGCTCCCCGGCTCCGCGGCCCTGCGCCGGGCGGCCCCCGCCCTCCTCGGGTACGCGGCCGTGCGCGCCCTGGGCCTGCTCGCCCTCGCGCTGTGGAGCGCGGCGCGCGACAAGAGCGCGTACACCCTGCTCACCGCCCGCTGGGACGCCCTCTGGTACACGAGGGTCGCCGAGCTGGGATACGGCTACGAGGTCCGCCTGCCGAACGGCGACGTCCACTCCAATCTGGCCTTCTTCCCGCTGCTGCCCTGGCTGGAGAGGCTGCTCCACGCGACGACCCCGTTGTCGTACGCCGGCGCCGGCTTCACGGTCTCCGTGGTCGCCTCGCTCGCGGCGGCCTGGGGGATCTTCGCCGTCGCCGACCACGTGTACGGGCGGCGGGCCGGGGTCTGCGCGGTGCTGGTGTGGGCCGTGCTCCCCGTCGGGATCGTGCAGTCGATGGCGTACAGCGAGTCGCTCTTCACCGCGCTGGCCGCCTGGTCGCTGTACGCGGTGCTCACCGGCCGGTGGGTGACCGCGGGGGTACTGGCGTCGTTGTCCGGTCTGACCCGTCCGGTGGGACTCGCGGTGGTCGCGGCGGTCTGGGCGGCAGGATCGACGTCCCTCCTTCGTGACCGCCGGGCCCCGGGGACGGGCCCGTTCGTGCGAACCCGCGGCACGGCGCTCGTGCCCGGCGTGCACGATCCCGAGCACGCCTCCCGGCCGTCCGCCGAGGACTCCTCGGGGCGCGAGGCCACCGCCCACGGACCCCGTGTCGCACCGCGCGCCCTCGGCATGCTGCTCGCGCCCCTCGGCGCCGCCGGCTACGTCCTGTGGGTCGGCCACCGCACCGGCCGCGGCCCCCTCGGCTATCTCGACGTCCAGGCGGGCTGGCGCAACGGCTTCGACGGCGGGTACGCGTTCGCCCGCTTCGTCGCCGACAAGTTCACGGCGTTCCCGTCGGCCCTGGCCGGCGTCGGGCTGATCGTCGGCGTCGCCCTGCTGGTGTGGCTGTACGTGGTCTGCGTGCGGCAGCGCCAGCCGCTGCCGCTGCTGGTGTACGGGGGCGCGGTGCTCGCGCTCGCCCTGTGCGCGTCGAGCTACTTCGGCTCGAAGCCGCGGCTGCTGCTGCCCGCGTTCCCGCTGCTGCTCCCGCTCGCGCTGGCCCTGGCCCGGCTGCGGACCACGAGGGCGGTGCTGGTGGCGGGGTGCCTCGCGGTCGCGTCGGCCGTGTACGGAGCGTGGTGGCTGAACGGCTCCGGTCCCCCGTAGACACGGAACGGGCTTTTCCGTGCAGCCTTTCATAACTTCCCTAAAGCTATCCCCTGGAATGATCAAAGGAATTGCGGGAAGAAGAGTCGATGGATTGCGGATTCCTCGGGAATTGTCACCGTTCTGAGAGCAATCCCACATCACATCGTCATCACAAACCCGCGGAATCGGCCGGGTCTCGAGCTCACTCGCTGTAACGTCGTTTAGGTGCGTACCGAACAAAACCTCACCCGTCTGGACCGGGTGTTCGCCAGGCTCGACCGTGAGCCGGAACGACCGGCCCACATCGATGTGCCGAAGATGAGCAGGCACAGGGTCGCGCTGCTGGTCGCGACCCTGGCCTTCTATCTGGCGATCGTGTGGCTCGTGGTGGTCACGTCGTGGCTGGTCCGTTTCGACTGGCAGGTCATGTTCTTCCGGCCGTACCAGCAGTGGCCGGAGATCCACGCCTTCCTCGACTACTACGTGGTCCTCGGCCAGCGCGGCCCGACCGCCGTGATGGTCGCCGCGTGGCTCGGCTGGAGATCCTGGCGGCAGCACACCCTGCGCCCACTGCTCACCCTGGGCGCCTCGCTGTTGCTGCTGAACATCACCGTCGGGGCCGCCAAGCTCGGCATGGGCCGGCTCGGACCGCACTACGCGACCACCATCGGCTCGAACGAGATGGGCCTGGGCGGCGATATATTTCCCAGCGGCCACACCGCCAACGCCGTCGTGACCTGGGGAATCCTCGCGTATCTGGCCTCCACGCCGAGGGCCCGCCGCTGGCTGTCCGCCGTCTCCGCGGTGGTCTCGCTCGGCGTCGGCCTGACCACCGTCTACCTCGGTACGCACTGGCTGAGCGACGTCGTGCTGGGCTGGGCCGCGGGTCTGCTCGTCCTGCTGGCACTCCCGTGGTGCGAGCCCCTGATCGCCCGCGCCGAGGTCTCGATCTTCGCCCTGCGCGACCGTCTGCGCGAACGTCGCAGCGGCACGTTCCCGGTTCCGGCCGCCCCGGTGGCCGTTCCGGTCTCGGTCGCGGCGGGCGCCGCGGCCTCCTCCCAGGACGAGGCCGCCGCACCCCGCGAGACGGCCACTGCGGCCCGTCCGCCGCGCGCACCGGTCTACCTGGCCCCCGGCCCGCACACCACGCGCTCGGAACGCACGCCGGTCACCCCGGCCGGCAGCCGCCGGCCCCCGCACGCCGACCGGCTCCCCCGCGGCGCCACGACCTCGACGGCCCGCCCTCTGACCGGAGGCTGACCTGCGCGGATCCGCCTCACGACGGCGGGGCCCGGTACGCACCCCCGGTCCCGCACCCACCAGGCCCCGCTTCCCGGCGTCGGGAAGCGGGGCCTGTGTTCGTGCGGCGGGACCTCCCGCGCGCGACGGCGCCGGACGGCTCAGCCCTTCCAGGCGCGGGCCACCCGCCCCTGCCGTACCTCGAAGTTCAACCGGCCGAAGCGGTACTCCATGGTGATGATCGTCCCCGGGGCCAGCGAGCGCACCGTCGACCACCCCCGTTCGCGCGCGAGCCGCTCGGCCTGCGCGACCTCCAGGCCGACGTATCCGTCCGGGCTGTCCTGCGGCTCCGCTGGCGGAGTGGGATTCGGTGCCATGCCGCCACGCTAGGCCGCTCGCCGGGCCCCCGGGAACCCCGTACGGGAGGCGCGGATCACCCCGGTCACACTTCTGTCACAGGATCACGACACGCGTTTCGGCCTAACCCCGTCACACGTACGAGCGATTTCGTACAACTTGTTCACGCATTCGAACGTCATTTCCGTACGGCGTCCGAGCTCTTCGAAAAACCCTGCGAAAAGCGTCCGCTACGCCGTTTCCGAAACCGTCGGAACCCGTTCCGTTCTGTTTTCCGGCGCGCCCTGCGGAGCTGACTGCCCGTAGGAAATACACGGGCCCTCCACACATCCTCCCGGTGCGGCCGGCCGGTCCCCCGGCCGGGGCGGCGGGCCGGCTGAGGCAGTCCGGAGGGTCCGAACCGGCACACGGCGGGTCGGGCGGCCGTCAGGCGCGCGGCGCCTGCGCCCGGTCGCCGGCCGGCGTGCGGGGCCCCGAGGCCCGGGTCAGAGCACCGTCGAGCCGGTCGCGGGCGGTCCTGATCGCGTCGATCAGCTCCACGGGTTCCAGCACCTCGAACTCGAGGCCCGCCATCATCACGTGGATCACCATCACGTCGAGGCTCGCGGCTCCCGTGCGCAGCACGCAGGCCTCGTCCCCGTCCGGCTCCAGCGTGCCCGCCGAGGGCGAGACGCGTTCGGCGGCCACGGCCAGGGGCGCCAGCAGCCGGACGGTAGCCCGCACGGCGTACGCGTGGGTGGACACGCCCTCGGAGACGTACCCGGCGAGGTCCTCGGCGGGTGGCTCGCGCGGGTCGAAGCGCGGGCCGTGCGGTGGCCTCGGGATGAGACGGTCCACCCGGAACGTGCGCCAGTCCGCCCGGTCGAGATCCCAGGCGACCAGGTACCAGCGGCGCTCGGTGCACACCAGGCGGTGGGGTTCGACCGTGCGGCGGGTCTCGCCGCCGTCGTGCCCCCGGTAGTCGAAGCGCAGCCGTTCCGCGTCCCGGCAGAGATGGGCCAGCTCGGTGAGCAGGGCCGGGTCCACGGCGGAGGACTGCGGGCCGCGCAGCATCGGCACGGTGAAGGCGTTCAGGGCGCCCACCCGCCGCCGCAACCGGTACGGCAGCACCTGCTCCAGCTTGGCCAGCGCCCGTACCGAGGTCTCGCCGATGCCCTCGATGCCCTGCCCTGCCGCCGTCCGCAGCCCCACGGCGACGGCGACGGCCTCGTCGTCGTCCAGCAGCAGCGGCGGCAACTCGGCGCCGGCGCCCAGCTGGTACCCGCCGCCGGTGCCGGGAGTCGCGTTGACCGGGTAACCCAGTTCGCGCAGCCTCTCCACGTCCCGGCGCACCGTGCGCGCGGTGACGCCGAGCCGGTCGGCGAGCTGCGTACCGGACCATTCGCGGTGGGCCTGCAACAGGGAGAGCAGACGCAGCAGTCGGGCGGAGGTCTCCAGCATGCGCCCAGTCTGTCTCACGGCGGATGCGCCGGACGCCGCCCGGACCACGGGGAACGGCCCCGTCCCGTCGTCGGACCGGACGGGGCCGCCGTGTCCCGGAGGGGGAGCGGCTCAGAGCACGAGGCGCTGTCCGGGCACGATCAGGTCGGGGTCGCCGCCCACGACGGTCTTGTTGGCGGCGTAGACACGCTGCCAGGTCATGCCGTGCCGGGCCCCGATGGTGCTGAGGGTGTCGCCCTCGCGGACGGTGTAGTCACCGCGGGAGGCCTGCTTCCCCGCGCGGTCCCCGGAGTCGGAAGAACCCGAACCCGACGAACCCGGACCCGATGCCGGCGCACCCGGGCCCGAACCGGACTTCCAGGAGCTCGCCTTCTTCGAGAAGCCCGACGCCCCGGCGGACTTCGACGAACCGGACGACTTCGAGGACTTCGACGACTTCGAGGACTTCGAGGAACCGGAGGAGGAGCCCGAGCCGCCCTCGGACGAACCGGCGCCCGGTGCGCTGCCGGAGGCTCCGGCGCGCGCCGAGCAGGTCGGCCACGCGCCCCACCCCTGGGCGTTCTGCACCTTCGCCGCGACGGAGATCTGCTGTGCCTTACTGGCCTTGTCGGCGGTGGACGCGTAGGCGCCGCCGCCGAACGCGCGCCAGGTGCCCGCGGAGAACTGCAGCCCGCCGTAGTACCCGTTGCCGGTGTTGATGTGCCAGTTGCCGCCGCTCTCGCACTGGGCGATGCGGTCCCACACCCCGCTGTCGGCCGCTGCGGCCTCGCCGGTCGCGGACAGCAGTCCGAGAGGGGCGAGAAGTACCGCCCCGGCGAGGACCGCCGTCTTGCGCGACGACGTGCGGGTGCGGATATCGGCACATTCGGACATGTAGATCCCTCTCCACGAACCCGGGCTCCCCCGGGACGGGCACGTCTGCCGCACAGGGCGCGGCCGTCGTGCTCCGTCCCGTCCGCCGGCGGTCGTGCTGCGCGTTGTCCGGTGCGCGGCCGGCGGACGTTCCCGAGTGGTGCTCGTTGCACACGGCGGAGCAATCTAGGGATGCTGACGAGTCGTTATCAACCAACTCCCCTCCGTTGCAGGCCACTTGCCGGTTACCTTGGGTAGCGGCGATTTTCGGCCACCTATTTCATCCCTTCATTTCCCGCTTTGTCGACCAGCACCCCCGGCCGACTGTGAGCCAGCTCACCGAATCAACTTCCGTGACCTCCCCGTTACTTGACAAGGAGTGTCCGATTCCGCACCCAGGGTGACCGTGTGCGCAGGACGGTTCGATTCCGTTCGCCCTGCAGCGTGACTCCCGCCACAGATCACCCGTTGTCTTCTTCATGAGCCGGGGACCCGCCCGGACCACGAGCCGGGGACACCCGGACTCGCCCCAGCACCGCATCCGAGGGAGCCCCCGTGCCGCGCATGCTCGACGTCAGCGACGAGGTTCGCGCCGAGATCGGCGACGAAGAAGCCGACCGGCTGCTCGCCGGAGACAACGCCCCGGGCAGTTACGACTGCACGTCCTGCCGCACCCCGGGCGACTCCGACAACGAGCGCACCAGCACCGTCCTGTTCATCGGGGACGAGACCGCCGTCCTCGCCTTCGCCCACTCCACCTGCCTGCCCTCGCAGGTCGTCCAGGTCACCGAGGAGCAGCTGCAGGGCGCGGTCCGCTCCATCAACGGCGACTCGGCCGACCTGGACGCCGGCAAGGTCGTCCCCGAGCAGGCGGTGCTCGGCGTGACCAGCGGGCTCGTCCTGATCGCGGGGGAGCTGCACCCGGCCCTGGTCGTCGAGCCGACCGCGCCGATCGTGCGGCCCGGCACCACCGGCGCCGGCGACGACTTCCTGCCGCTGCTCATCGAGCAGGGCTTCATGCCGCTCTCCCAGCTGTCCGAGGTGCCGCCGGTGCAGCACGGCTGGTCCGTGCTGCTGGCCATGGGTCAGCTGCACGCGGTGCTGCAGCCCTCGGCGAACGGCGGCCAGCCGGTGGCCTGGTGGCAGGCGCACCAGCCGCTGCAGGTGACGGAGGGGTGGCGCGCCGCCGCCAACAAGCACCAGCAGGTGCTGATGTTCGCCGCCCCGGTCGGGTCGATCGGCCGTCAGCCCCGTGAGGACCTGCTGCGCGACGCGCTCGACAAGGCCGCCGCGGGCGGTCAGTTGGTCGGGGCGGCCCTGCCGCTCGCCGGTACCTGAGATCCCCAGGGCGCGGGACCCCGCACACCGTCCCG contains these protein-coding regions:
- a CDS encoding acyl-CoA dehydrogenase family protein produces the protein MSASSKLPPFDPADPLGLDDLLEPEDLAVRDTVRGWAADRVLPNVAEWYERGELPVIRELARELGGIGALGMSLDGYGCAGASAVQYGLACLELEAADSGIRSLVSVQGSLAMYAVHRFGSEEQKQEWLPRMAAGEVIGCFGLTEPDHGSDPAGMRTHAKRDGSDWVLNGRKMWITNGSVAGVAVVWAQSDDGIRGFVVPTDSPGFSAPEIRHKWSLRASVTSELVLDDVRLPAEAVLPEVTGLKGPLSCLNHARYGIVWGAMGAARSCFEAAVGYAKTREQFGRPIGGFQLTQAKLADMAVELHKGILLAHHLGRRMDAGRLRPEQVSFGKLNNVREAIEICRTARTVLGANGISLEYPVMRHATNLESVLTYEGTVEMHQLVLGKALTGLDAFR
- a CDS encoding phosphatase PAP2 family protein → MRTEQNLTRLDRVFARLDREPERPAHIDVPKMSRHRVALLVATLAFYLAIVWLVVVTSWLVRFDWQVMFFRPYQQWPEIHAFLDYYVVLGQRGPTAVMVAAWLGWRSWRQHTLRPLLTLGASLLLLNITVGAAKLGMGRLGPHYATTIGSNEMGLGGDIFPSGHTANAVVTWGILAYLASTPRARRWLSAVSAVVSLGVGLTTVYLGTHWLSDVVLGWAAGLLVLLALPWCEPLIARAEVSIFALRDRLRERRSGTFPVPAAPVAVPVSVAAGAAASSQDEAAAPRETATAARPPRAPVYLAPGPHTTRSERTPVTPAGSRRPPHADRLPRGATTSTARPLTGG
- a CDS encoding LysM peptidoglycan-binding domain-containing protein, producing the protein MSECADIRTRTSSRKTAVLAGAVLLAPLGLLSATGEAAAADSGVWDRIAQCESGGNWHINTGNGYYGGLQFSAGTWRAFGGGAYASTADKASKAQQISVAAKVQNAQGWGAWPTCSARAGASGSAPGAGSSEGGSGSSSGSSKSSKSSKSSKSSGSSKSAGASGFSKKASSWKSGSGPGAPASGPGSSGSGSSDSGDRAGKQASRGDYTVREGDTLSTIGARHGMTWQRVYAANKTVVGGDPDLIVPGQRLVL
- a CDS encoding mannosyltransferase family protein, yielding MTDLDVRATLPGSAALRRAAPALLGYAAVRALGLLALALWSAARDKSAYTLLTARWDALWYTRVAELGYGYEVRLPNGDVHSNLAFFPLLPWLERLLHATTPLSYAGAGFTVSVVASLAAAWGIFAVADHVYGRRAGVCAVLVWAVLPVGIVQSMAYSESLFTALAAWSLYAVLTGRWVTAGVLASLSGLTRPVGLAVVAAVWAAGSTSLLRDRRAPGTGPFVRTRGTALVPGVHDPEHASRPSAEDSSGREATAHGPRVAPRALGMLLAPLGAAGYVLWVGHRTGRGPLGYLDVQAGWRNGFDGGYAFARFVADKFTAFPSALAGVGLIVGVALLVWLYVVCVRQRQPLPLLVYGGAVLALALCASSYFGSKPRLLLPAFPLLLPLALALARLRTTRAVLVAGCLAVASAVYGAWWLNGSGPP
- a CDS encoding DUF5685 family protein; translation: MRQLNVPGTTGVVVFGIVRPCSHRLGESLKTQWMAHLCGLCLALRGDHGQFARVVTNYDGLLISVLTEAQAERATAGGWRRTAGPCPLRGMRTASVAQGEGARLAAAVSLVLASAKVRDHVADGDGLLARRPVAVAARRVAAGWGRAGERSGAAVGFDTAVLVDAVDRQVGIEALAGPGTPLLTVTEPTETATAAAFAHTAILAGRPGNTAPLAEAGRLFGRLAHLLDAVEDREADAAAGAWNPLTATGTPLTEARRLADDALHGIRLALKDVRFEEGRLAHLLLAHELERSVERAFGTRSCGHAHGPEGAHEGAFGPEGAFGPPTGPYAPRNPVDPHAPGNPYGNPYGGEPPRPGKRGFLAGCAVALGLCCTCKVCCADEFEGPWSRKKREGLCNDCGDCGNCCDCGNCCDCGCCDGCDCCSCDCSC
- a CDS encoding I78 family peptidase inhibitor; this translates as MAPNPTPPAEPQDSPDGYVGLEVAQAERLARERGWSTVRSLAPGTIITMEYRFGRLNFEVRQGRVARAWKG
- a CDS encoding cell division protein SepF, coding for MGSVRKASAWLGLVDDNDDERYYDDDYSEGTDSGDAWVTDPRVKVATDTAEEKGRRIGTVTPDSFRDARAIGELFREGVPVIMNLTAMEPADAKRVVDFAAGLIFGLRGSIERVSTRVFLLTPANTEIVNGDPSARRTDGFFNQS
- a CDS encoding MFS transporter, whose amino-acid sequence is MSGTTTAAVGLRRRAAGAGANRWVVLVVLCVSLLLVAVDATVLHVAVPAVTEDLRPGAIELLWIVDTYPLVCASLLILFGTLGDKVGRRRILLLGYALFGVASALAAFAGTAEVLIVARALLGVGGAMIMPATLSILRQVFPDRRERALAIGIWSAVAAVGAAVGPLLGGFLLEHFWWGSVFLVNIPLMLVSLPVGRLLLPESKGAGDGPWDVVGALMAAAGLFGAVFGVKRLGGGEAGPLTVLPLAAGAVLLVMFVRRQRRRSHPLVDLRMFGRPPFSTSVGCIVLAMLALVGLELIAAQYLQLVLGLSPLETGLRLLPLTFAAMAAGLAGARLLRRFGPRRMVCGGFVLTAAAVLTLTAMGESDNTGLLLCGFLLLGFGLETTLFAAYESMLSEAPPEQAGGAAAIGETSYQLGAGIGIALLGSVMNAAYAPGLSSVPGVPASASAAAGHSLGEAYEVAGRLGGPAGAALRATARDCFVHGLHVTLLVSAGLLLLGAVMALRLPRTMQCESAPVELPAPREVAPSRVSV
- a CDS encoding helix-turn-helix transcriptional regulator, with amino-acid sequence MLETSARLLRLLSLLQAHREWSGTQLADRLGVTARTVRRDVERLRELGYPVNATPGTGGGYQLGAGAELPPLLLDDDEAVAVAVGLRTAAGQGIEGIGETSVRALAKLEQVLPYRLRRRVGALNAFTVPMLRGPQSSAVDPALLTELAHLCRDAERLRFDYRGHDGGETRRTVEPHRLVCTERRWYLVAWDLDRADWRTFRVDRLIPRPPHGPRFDPREPPAEDLAGYVSEGVSTHAYAVRATVRLLAPLAVAAERVSPSAGTLEPDGDEACVLRTGAASLDVMVIHVMMAGLEFEVLEPVELIDAIRTARDRLDGALTRASGPRTPAGDRAQAPRA